The Culex quinquefasciatus strain JHB chromosome 2, VPISU_Cqui_1.0_pri_paternal, whole genome shotgun sequence genome contains the following window.
TCGATTTGAGCGCTTGAGATTCTTGggggaaaaattaaaacattcaaaatattcaaaaaggcaaattgctaaaattttaagaaaataagagcacaaattcaatattgaatagctaaaaaatttaagaattcttaaaaaGCCCGAagatcaaaaaatccaaaacaaaaaaaatacttttaaaattcttaaatctaaaatttctttataaaTGAGAGAAAACCATAAAACACCTAAAGGTGTATTAAGTTACgtgtttttttcgttgtcttatttttgattgttgagcttaaccTTTTAACTACTCaagagtgatttttttaatgtttggatCCAAGGTGGCGCCCAAAATgccggtgatgaaatattgaacaaatgctttttttttaatttgataggcaatcaaccattcaaatttgactaaaatagagtcgtagaactcgaatttgacgataaaagtaagaaaataaaaaaaatacgaaaaactatgtatttttgttcgtgatttgattatccgaagtcccatacaaaccttcggataatcaaggcttCGGGTAATCGAGTCTGTATTCCTACAATCCAAAATTGCAAAACTCATGCCGGATTTTTGCCGCTATctagaattacaaaaaaaagttaaagattttttgagtcatttttgattaaatttggagAAAGATGAAAAAATCTTGATAGGACTGCTAATTTTGACAAAGgttttttcaaagttcatgattttttttttaaatttttggttttttcattttttcgatttatgaAGGCcggtgcaaatattttcaaagtttacgtGTCGGGGATGATCCAAAGAATACATTCGGGAAGAAATTAGGTATGGCCAATCAACCTCCAAAAGGGCGCATTGGCTCGatgtccggtgtctccagattTCGAGATTCTCTTCAAAatcattgtccttagtatgctatatAATGGTTTGCTGAAAACCGCGAAACTATAAGTCGGACGGCTAACACGTGGAAGGGCATTTATTGGCTCGTGAACattaataaaactaataaaattataattatcctTGTTCCTGTATGAATTTCAACAATTCTGAATAACGTAGTAAACATATAAAATGTAAGCAATGCCCTTCCACATGCGTTCAGTACAAAGTCACGATAAGTACACGATAGTTTTTACGAACCACGCTTGCACCTACTAACCCAAAACCACATCCAATTACCGCTTCTCACGGATCGTTTCCAAAAGGTCACACACTCAAGACTCAAGTCTACCACTAACCACTCAAGCAGAACCAAGGGCTTGAAGGCTTTAGGTTAATTTCGTTGCAATTAAAACAGTTTTCCAGATCAATGCTACCGGTAATTAGAACGAGACATCTCAAGAACTTAATTAGTTATTCATCGGAGCCAGAGCATGAGGCACCAATTAGAACTGATAACACCGTGCCCGAAAGTTTCGGATTGATAACACCACCAGCAGAGCGCACAAAAGATAAgccgtttttttgttttagagaGAGAGCATTACGTTCATGCGTATATTGCAATTAaggaatgatttttaaaaaatagagattctaacaaaaacaacaaaaagcaCTCAGTCAACAACTTATTCGGCAAACACGAGCTCGGTCTTGGCGTTCTCGGTGACCAGTTTGACCAGGCTGCCGTTGGTGGGGCGGTCCGAGCCGGTGGTCCACTTGTGGAACAGTCTGAAACAAGACAGAATGAAACATGTTGCAGGTGTAAAAACCCCGTCGTCTGACGTGAAGAGAGAGAAACCAGTTTTCGTGACTCACTCGGCAATGAACTCCAGCGGCGTCCACGTTCCAAAGTCGGCGTTCGGCATCCACTTGCGGTTCATGGGCGTATCGAGCGTGATGGGCAGGATCGAAACTACCAGCGCGTTCTCCGGCAGGCCGGAATCCTTGCCGGCGAGACTCTTGGTCAGCTGGTGGACGGCGGCCTTGGCCATTCCGTACCCGATCATGCCGGGCGTTCCAGCAAGGGCCGGGTTTGCTCCAGTCAGCGCAAGCAGACCTCCTGCCTTGAGGTGGTTGGCGCCGACCGTGGCCGAAATGGCCGACGACCACACCGACTGTTTCCACATCAGGTCGGAGTTCTTGGCGAGGTCCTTCTTGGCGTTGCCGCCGGCCCAACCTCCCGCAACGCAGATGACCGCGTCCAGCTTGTCCCCATTCAGCGAGGACTCCACCTTCGAGAGAACGCCCTGCTCCTGGGTCACCCAGTCGGCATCACGCTCGACCACGATGTTGCAATCCGCCGACTCATTCTCCGCCAGATCAATACAGCCAACCCACTGTCGCGGAAGAGAGATCAAAACGAGATTAGTAGTCCGGAACCAAGCCAAACTGTTACGTATACGAGAGCTGATCGTGATGGAATTTCGATCGCCGAAATAAAAGTGAAAGGAACTCGCCCAAGGATTTTCTTACCCAGTTGTTGTTCTTAAAGTACTGGACACAGGTTGCGCCGAGGGCGCCACGTCCACCGTAGATTAGCACCTTACCGTTGACCATGATTACGAGAAAAATTAGCAAATATAACTATTGTGCAAATGCGTGAGAAATAGAACTGCCAAACACACACGGAGTGGGGAAAAAGTGCCAGAGTATCGACCGCTTCCGAGCGTCAGTAGTTGCCAAGTGATTGCGCTGCGATTACTTCACATTCAACAAGTTGGTATGGAGTCTGGGGTGGCGAGCATAGCCGACCATGGTGgtgagacgacgacgacgtgacGCGAGAGAGAGCGCCAGACCAGACTTTGCGATTTCTCTCGGCGGCGGGGTTTTGTTTGACGGCCTTCGCAATCGTCAGGGGTGCCCAAGCTGGTCGTACTATTGTTACGCGTAGGGTTTGGAAATGTACAACCCAATCCGCCAAatctagagtatttttttaataggtcctataaacatataaaagacaatagtttatagaaccttctaaaaaaaaaatgtattaagttACATATGAGGGAAAAGTCTATTTgcagaaaaaatagttattttattcagttttatttaattatttaaaaaaattaactatcATTGtctgaccttttgaaaattatgatattTCAGACTATAAATCAGAAACTAATTTGgaactttttatttgaatgaaataacgtcatgattcgaattcccggacgcttcgaaacccggacacttcatcttgttttatcaattatttggatataagttcgcattttgaatgtcaaaactgtgttatttgatgaattctaacatcaacttttatttaaagtttgtttgaacgctgtagttagtgccaaaacaattaaatacaataaaattataagtttaccaaaaatgcgaaacatttcacttgaaatatttcataggcgttcgaagcaccgggaaggcaaagcagaaatttatggtttcgatttccttaaattctagcaaatttttaatataaactatcgattgttttgatgttaacagcttatttgagacctaaagaatgcctttcactaacatttcagtccaaatttgtgcgattcatgagtaaaatcgagtgtccggaattcgaagcaaaagtgtccggatttcgaatcagcttttatcagtgtccgggattcgaagcagaacaagacattttaattttaaaattctgaagaaaaattgttagaaaagacatattttgcatgcattttcttgaaactgacagtttatactacatcctgatgatatttctacatttccaacttattacatgattttttgccagctataacaaaaatgatatgctactaagtgtccggatttcgaatcatgacgttacctaccatgagtttttccatacaagtttgcGGGCCGGTAATTTAAATGAGCATGTGCATATTCAAAAGTCTGTAGGGGCAAAGGGGCAGAATGGTggcccttggttttgggctttacaATGGAAGGACCAACAGCAGAATGGATTAGAACCAAAAGACGGTAGGGTGGCCAttaaagtcgggaaaagtcgggaatcccaagcatacttgttcgaaaattattttcaaacgtttgaataattttgtattattttgtactattttcaaaataaattcactCAATAGTTGGAATTATTCCTTTTAGTAacatactttaaatttaaggttccgttcactatttcaatttatttgaaatgaaCTTGGGACATTAAAAATCagtgtttattttaaaattttaaatcacaaTAATTTGACTCAgattttcataacattatacgagtatcaaaagatttttattatttttttatttatcaaacaagaggtaacattttacttaaaacaacaacaaatttaaaagagttatataaaaatagagcctaatttAAACAATTATGGCCAGCGTAAAGTTATGATTCTTTTCCACTTTGTCACATGGATTGAGaatgattgtgtgtgtatttcgatccgggcggtttcgggatgtttgacagttgcgttggagaatttgaacggtgtgcgtcgcggttctcgcgcaggattttcgttgccgtttccgtctttgttgtccccccgattgtgcgtgtatttcgatccgggcggtttcgcgttttcgcattttagttggttttatctttccacagccggctgtctaagattaaatcatttatgctaaactcaacaccaaataaccgggaatagtctcatccgcatactcgaCTGTTTgcttgagaatacataatacatcacaccattaaacaaaatttattgattattgggtcgcatcatcatcctctatgttgaatcctggcattaccacccactaacaaaatcccaagtagaagtagttttccggcacacgtgggggtgtggatatcgtatagaacccacccttggtagcaacctgtgctaactaacattcccgtcccaatccccgagatctacaaactgacatggcgggcgccgttggtggccaacgactgtttccctattcgcaccggctctagttttgatgatcgtgatgttttatcttttcagcgcattcatgcatgctgttgataagggaaacatcatttgatcgttgaagcgtgtgaccggttgtgctgatgggatattatggtcctgttcagcaacggagaaggacaaccatgggtggtctctcatgctcatggtCATGCTCATGCTTTTCCACTTTGTCACATGGATTGAATATTAGAAAATAGATTATAATTTGAGTTtggcaatattattttttgcggcaaatacttttatttatttaactacttttatacatttcacatttttttcctaaTGTTTCCCTTGAACATTTTTGTGCGAGTTTTTGTGACTATGATTTTCAGCtgtcggaaaacttaaatatcgaataaattCCAATCGTTGTtagttctgaatgaaaaaatggaaaactgtttTACGTttaagaaacatgaaaaaaaacattggaatttaaaaaaatatcaagaaatGTTTAATTATGTTATTGCACATATGTTTAAAGTATTAGTCTCTTCAtacattttgagtaaaaaagtaGTAAAACATGGAATCTTATCATActgaatttttcattgaaaaaaattaaaacaataaaataccgATTATAAAAGGAACTTTTCTaaattaatatttgaaaaaataaaaaaacattggtcaagttttgagagttttttaatttaaaaataaagatattttaaataactttttgccattttcagttgaaacgaagtatgaAAGTttggcaattaaaaaaataaatattgatttttcaagtATTGTTAAGCATCCTGTTATATTTCGAAGACTAATTGTGTGTgtgctttaatttttgatgtacagtcatcccacatatttggaacacctacaaattcggaacacttttatgataatttgtcaatatcatgccaaaagtagcttttctgtcgatcttactatttttagaaccttcatttggacattatcttgctatttcactagtaaaagtagtactttttgaacaaaaaacttcattccaagactattttgtccagagcagcaaaacactgcctgcaaatggcctgtttcataattgtgggatgatattgtgcctcccacaattgtggaacacctgaatttaactgatattttcacaaaaaagttatcaaaccatgtataaaacatcactaagcttgagtttcattggtttcagtgtgtgaagtcattatttgataataaacatgtactcctggagagatccaaagtttgtttacattcgtaagaaaaaagtgttccgaatttgtggatttcaagggtcaaagtaattcttcaaaaacttcatataaaatttaaaatttgcagatgttcgatacagcattcgaaagatcgcaagaaaagctttcaaatgaaagcAAAAGCAAGTCTTAaaattcaattatcgatttgctatgatttattgaacattggccgatctggaaaccgttccgaatatgtgggatgactgtatgtttgggatttttttctgtttttacaaaaattgtccatagtttcattttttaaaattaatttagatTTTGCTGTATGATggttgattttacttttttataaagattttttgtaagaaattattctttagataagaaatggcTATCAATTgagtttctggaaaagtcgggaatttgaaaacgGAATTTGGGTGGTCTCCCTGAagacgtcaaataacatcaccacaccgaaaacgacgtttgagttcgttgtatttttcgaattatgagcaaaaatataaatttctgtACATAACCACACAAATTCTGTTAATGTTgaggttcttaaataagctttctaaaaagaaacaagaacgGAACTTTCAAATCATTTAGATCAAAacatattgaattttaattaaatggaTTATTGCACTACTGGTAGCTCCACAAATCACGGTTAATGTaacattagttgattttaagaagattatttgtaaaaatagtgtcttatttCAACCTATTTACACTTtttccaaaatgtttgttttgttaagtaactttttatataaaagtggtcaaacttcatggaaactatgttcGAAAGGTCCCTTAAGGTCGTAGAAGGTGTCCTTCACTTTTTgaacaatgactgtcaatgatggttctaaaTACAgtgtccagaaatagtaaattgcaatgaaaaaataatcacgacatgtaaaatgcttctacacaCAATACaacgaaaaccattttttgattgaaacattctgaattgggtcctaaaatgaagcttagattgctgatattattgtttacagcgataaagcttatttttctgagtacaatgaccctttgtacgagcacaaagagtttaaaatggatttttaaatcaattttgaaaaattaacctcgcggtccttcttgacagaaaagctcctacttgacagctcgttccaaggggaccatagttgatccatcgaaaaaatgttgtcttgtcaaaaaaaaatttttgcattaaaatgaaaaaaagtgatcagaaatggtttttaatcgtgttttttaccgttgtacataaaaattgacataggactttagtacccaattgaaagatttgaatgtttttctaaaacaaacatggccgccaaatggccgatctggaatgatgccttccagagctTTAAGTAATTTCTTATCACCCTTCAACGTTCTGTTAgacgaaatggcttgttttctaaggtgtcgaaaaaacgaaaaaaacattgtttttgaagTGCATCAAACatagtttttaagtatttttttcaccaatcctactacactgaattcataagTTTGTATggttttctatggtttttgatGGCTATTCCTTGGGTGgtccaattttcgatttttgcaaattttatttaatgttccCGGAACATCCCAGcaggagcccaactacatccgtagtggtGTTAGATCATCTTGGTCAAAACAGTATGGATCtcgttccttgcaagtgtcccattttcttacctccaagTTGGCTTGGTTTaatcatcatgatgacaaggtttAACCTAGCTGGTGACAAGGtataacctagctggtggcctttGGATacggctcgtaaacctttgGTTAAAAAAAGCGTTAATATGTATCCTTTCCACAACAAATCGATGCCTTTATACTCTCTTGTTCTATTGCTAATTTTTCTATCTTGTTAGTTTAAGCGAgtacagaggcatcgatatgtTGGTCTTTCTTTAATAAATCAGAGATTTGAAACGCGAGGAGATATATCAAGCAAGCAAGTTCAACAAGTTGTGTTCTTCTCTCTATCTTAGCCAAGATTTAAACCCACCACTTTTGTGCGTATTCATTCATGGGATTCGCGTGAACACCTCTCTCTCAGCCTCGAAATGTTACTCAACagtatgtttgttttgattcgatAACACGGCGCTTCAAGAGAACCATCAATATCTACAGACCACCAGAGGCAAATATTCATAAAGTTGTTCGATTCTATAAGTAAGTATTTGTACCAGTTCTCAAGTTGCAGAAGGAGATACTAAAAATAAACGAACTCGAATGTATGACCTCTCTGCTGTTTCCAGCCTACGCTTAAAATGAACCTAGTCAGAAGTTGCTCCTTTGCACTGCCACTTGGCCGCAGTATCATTTGCGGCTCGGCGAGATCAACCAGCAGTTCAGCGAATTTGCTCTGCGGCTCGTCTTCTTATCATATCAACACTGCTGATAACAAACAATTGCCTAGAAGGTAAcgcaaatatttgtgaaattcgtgcaaattttcaattgattgtAATGTTATTTCAGGCATTTCTCCCAATCATCCCGAAGCAACATGAAGTTTGTGCAATTCACGACCGGTTCCAGCGAGCAGCGTCTGGGGGTGCTGTCGCAGGATGGCAGCAAAATCTCCGACATCTCCGAGCATTTTGGCAGCGATTTGAAGGCCCTCATCCGGTCCGGTGCCTCGTTGGATGTAATCAAGCAGAAGGCGACTCAAGCCCAGCAACTGTCCGCGAAGGATGTGACGCTGCTTTCGCCGGTGACCAATCCGCAGAAGATTCTGTGCGTTGGACTGAACTACCGCGGCCACTGCGAGGAACAGAACAAACCAATCCCCAAGGAGCCGATGTTCTTCAGCAAGTACGCCACGGCCATCGTCGGACCGTACGACGGAGTCATTGCGCACAAAATCACCGACGTAAGTTTGCTTTCGATCAACCCAGAGTGACGTCACCCCTTAACTAAACCTAATTGCTCCAGCAAATCGATTGGGAAGTGGAGCTGGCGGTCATCATCGGCAAGGAGGCCAAGCACGTGTCCCGGGCCAACGCGATGGACTACGTGTTCGGCTATACCGTGGCGCAGGACATCTCCGCCCGGGACTGGCAAAAGACGCGCAACGGAGGACAGTTCCTGATCGGCAAGTCGATGGACAGCTTCTGTCCGCTAGGACCGGCGGTGGTGCACAAATCGCTGGTGGCCGACCCGCACAACCTGGTCATTACGTGCTCCGTCAACGGGGTGCAGAAGCAGAAGGGCAACACCAGTGAGTTGGTGTTCCGGATTGACGACATTATCGAGCGGGTTACACAGTAAGTCGAGTGAATTTTTGCTTGCTAAACATCAAATGCATTcgtcaatttaaatttcagatcAATCACCCTGCTGCCGGGGGATGTGATTTTGACGGGGACGCCGGCCGGCGTGGGAATGCATCGCAGTCCACCAGAGTTCCTGAAGGTTGGGGACGTGATCGACAGCGAGATCGAGTCGCTTGGAAAGATTAAGAACAGTGTCGTGGCTGATCAATGAATGTGTTTTGTTTCAGGTGAAAATGTGCTTTACTGAAGGCAAATATATAAGTTTCTtggttttttgcaaatcgaattttctttgttttttatgtGGATAAAACTTTATTCAGTTAGAAGAAATATTTTACTATAATTAGTTTTCCCGGGAGGCCACCTCAATCCTATTCTGAATTTCCGACTTTATTCCGATTTTTCCAACCTCTTTTTtcgtatgttcaaaaatgaaaggggtcgtaccgcccctccgtcacgagatatcaaaaaatggatctCGAATTCATGATCAGCGACTAAGTTACCCCTTTGGACAaataaatcgaagaggggtcggggcctttttccgatttcgtgtgagttggtagagaattaaccccgtattttttcgaaagtactcaattcttcataatttgcaatatgggtaccgtgaactggggtcaatcgggaaaCATGggacgaattgggacagcagttatAATCATGTTGGagcaaaattttttgaattttctggttggtttcggttagaacagactcaaaccaacaaaatgtgtacatccatttccaaatttaaaagcgttaaggccgttgcaaatatttttaaaagctaaaatcggtccgaaaaatcaaggggcaaaaaagatttttttcaaaaaacttcaaaatttcaaaggcaATAGAattctaaccaactgaaaacaattagaaatgcattttcctgcatcaaaaattatattgagcatgtctgggattgattaaaaatatttaaattttttgtgaaaatttaatgtacagcacagctccctccgtgtacgcacgagagcatgcagctagtgctcagtgctccatcgttttttcgatttttttcgccgtaattgattgtggttacccgcgagtttgcttctccagcatgccaaaggccggccgtggccgtggcagttcgagtgcggcctcgaaaacccgcgaagttcgtctaccggccgtgtgcaaaaaggtaaacaaaccaacgccgtcgaccgccatcgcgcaggggagcgtcagcgctgaaggcatcgacaaaaagttactacatcccggatatgtcccaagatcaccagtgcgaacccgttccggtacttccggtgccacgaccagtggcacatcaacatccgccaacatccccatcaggaacgagttccagatgctgagcgacgacgaagaaaataacaactctgacggtagcagcactaccgacgacgacgacgacgatgatggtcgtgcacggaaaaagtgccgacgtcaaaaagaacaactctccagtggaacgtagaccacccaattttgttttgacacgttagcggacgatgttgacgagttgctggaaggcctcggatattgtctgaaaatcggtaagtcggcagtgcaagtgatcactgaccaaaagaatttcgacctggtgtttgaagaattgaagcgtagcaacttcaacttctacacattcaaccccgagaagccccctgttaaggtcgtcttgcagggttatcaagaccgtccgatctccgacctgaagggtcacctttcggacgccggaataaaaccgcgggagataaaagtgctctcgcg
Protein-coding sequences here:
- the LOC6053389 gene encoding dihydropteridine reductase is translated as MVNGKVLIYGGRGALGATCVQYFKNNNWWVGCIDLAENESADCNIVVERDADWVTQEQGVLSKVESSLNGDKLDAVICVAGGWAGGNAKKDLAKNSDLMWKQSVWSSAISATVGANHLKAGGLLALTGANPALAGTPGMIGYGMAKAAVHQLTKSLAGKDSGLPENALVVSILPITLDTPMNRKWMPNADFGTWTPLEFIAELFHKWTTGSDRPTNGSLVKLVTENAKTELVFAE
- the LOC6053390 gene encoding fumarylacetoacetate hydrolase domain-containing protein 2, with amino-acid sequence MNLVRSCSFALPLGRSIICGSARSTSSSANLLCGSSSYHINTADNKQLPRRHFSQSSRSNMKFVQFTTGSSEQRLGVLSQDGSKISDISEHFGSDLKALIRSGASLDVIKQKATQAQQLSAKDVTLLSPVTNPQKILCVGLNYRGHCEEQNKPIPKEPMFFSKYATAIVGPYDGVIAHKITDQIDWEVELAVIIGKEAKHVSRANAMDYVFGYTVAQDISARDWQKTRNGGQFLIGKSMDSFCPLGPAVVHKSLVADPHNLVITCSVNGVQKQKGNTSELVFRIDDIIERVTQSITLLPGDVILTGTPAGVGMHRSPPEFLKVGDVIDSEIESLGKIKNSVVADQ